In the genome of Melospiza melodia melodia isolate bMelMel2 chromosome 11, bMelMel2.pri, whole genome shotgun sequence, the window agcATAATctactgaggagcagctgggaagtgCAATTTCACACCAAAATCTACAATTTCTTCTCTTTAACACCAACTGAGCAATAATTGCAAATAAAgacatgtttggtttttttatggttTCTTCCCACTTAGTCCAGACATCCCATTTCATGAACCACTACTGATGTACACTGTAAATACTCACTGGAAATTCTTCCATTTGGAGCTGCCCTTCTCTGTGCTGCAAAtctagaaaatatattttaaggtAAACAATGAAGAATAATGTGAGAATAATGTGCAATGAAGTTTTCACTGGACTCAGAGTTCAAGTGAGTTTAAGGACAATGAATTTACACTGCATATAGACactgttcttttttattttttacaggtGATTTAAGAGAATACTTTTTTGCAATATCccagtgtgtgtgtatatatatcccACTCATTACAGTGTTAAAAAAAAGTCACCCAAGAGGCCTAAAAAAAGCAAATCCCCAAGCCAAACAATGCAGGAAATGGCACTCTATTATACTATGTAAGCCTGTTTTTAATTTTTGGAACATAAAGTGCACAACTAGTGCTTTTAGCCCTTATACAGCATTTTACTCTCCAAACTGCTGCAGAGACCAGCAGTGTTAACAAAATTCACTCAAACGTGACTGTTGTATTAATGTCTAATAAAACAATCATCACCCCACACTTTACTCAATAAATAGATGAGGGGTTACAGGGATTCGCTGAAAAACACCAACATtgctcccccaaaaccccacaaactcaGTCTTACCTTTTTCAACACACTGTTCAAAACCCACAGGGTCTTTAGATGTGCTTCTTTCAATCCTTAATGTCCGCACTAAAATATATATCAATTTAAAATATCAACACAAATTCTGATTCTTTATTGATACTGATATTAATTCCTTCACTTTACAACCACAAAACACTTACAAAGCATtaactaatttattttttctctaagCTATGGGGATTGTGGATATGAAGTATGATTGCTCTGTGAAAATGAATCTTTATGCAAAATTAAACCTTTATGTGAAGTTAAATGTTTATGAATCTCTTAAAAGTGGCTACATACAGACTAGGACGCTACTGTAGGAACTTTTATTAAGGCACAGACACACATTTTAACATAGCACATATTACCTACTGCAAGACACAAAGTCTTACCCAAATAACACTGGATGGCAACTTTGCTGATTTTTACACATTTGGGAAAACCAATAATCAGTTCCTGTGGGAACATGCCTGTCGTCGTCCAAAATGTTTTGGAACTTCTGTAGAGAGAACAGGACAAAACCCTCAGCCGCAGCTTTCCATCTATAACCACCCTGAATAAAATTTATCACAGAAAAATATagaggggaaaggaagggggaGGTGGAAAAGGAAGGGTAGAAAAACAGGGGGACAGtgaggaagggaaggagagggatGAAAAGGAGGAGGTGAAAGAGGGAGATAGGGACGGGGGAGGCATTTTTATTTGGGGTACTGTCAGCAGTGCCCTGTGTAAGGAGGGGCAGCTCTCTGCAGGCATTCCCACCTCGCCGGGCAGGCTCTGTACCCGGCCGGCCCCACAGGAGCGCGCAATGGCGGCGGGCCCCGAGCCGTTCCATCCACACTGTGGCGACCCCAGCGTGAGGGCGAAGGGCCGAGCCCGGGCCAGCCCCGGCGGGCTCCGTGCGGGaggagccgctcccgccgcccgcgCCCCCGCCCGGCCCTCACCCGTCCGCCACGCTCTCGGCGGGGTGCTCGGCATCGCTGGACGTGGCCAGGACCAGGGCGGCCCCCGCCGAGCTCCGGCACCAGTCGGTGCCTCTCATCGCGGGCCGCGGGCTGCCGCTCCCGGGCAACGGCGGCAGCGCCCCGCCTGCGGCCGCTCCCGGAGCGGGAAGCCGGGATCGCCCCTGGCAGGGCGGGGGAGGCCGGGCGGGAcccgccgctcccgccgtgccccgctccgccccgcccgccgcccgccccccgcgcggccccgcccgccgcccgcggGCGCTGCGGGACGGGCGGCGGGAGCgccgagccccggcccggctgACGGCGCGGCCCCTCCCGGGGCAGGTAGGTGGGATGAGGGGGGATCGGGGAACGAGCGGGATTCTGGCCTCCCTGCCCGGGCGGGGACCcttccccctgtgccccctccccttgTGCCCTTCCCCTGGTGCCCCTTCCCCTGGCGcccctcggggctgtgcccgctCACGGCGCGCTCACCCCCGGGTACAACCCAATCCCTTCACAGACCTTACCCAGCGTTGCCCCGACCCCTCTCCGGGTTGGACCCGATCCCTTCGCACCCGCCTCCCCATCCTTTCCGGTACCCCCGGCCCCCCTCGGGCAGGGCCCGGTCCCCTCCCGCCCCGCAGGACCCGATCGCCAGCCCCGCAGGCCGGGAGCTGAGagaatcccatccctgccctgcccctcgccatggcagctctgggctctcctgCCCCCCGGCTctcctgccaggaccctgctcacCGGCCAGAGCCCCCCGGCACCGGCTGGGGAAGGGGCACCGGGAGattcccaccctgccagggagggagcttccagcaggctccattgcccagctgcagTCAGACAtgtgccctcctcttcctcctcctccccttgcTCCTGCCTACAGCAGTGCCAGGCCTGGTTGTGGGGGCACTTCCCACTcaaccccagcccctctcccactgcCCCTATCTCCATCCCGGACCTGGGATCCATCCCGGGCCTCTCAGCCAGCCCAGGGGCCAGTTCCCACTCGGATGGGGTGTGTGGCAGGcagctcacagccctgctccacaCAGCCTGCCCTCCTTGCTACGTGGCCTTGCTTAGGGCTCTAAGGGGAACTGCCAGCTTTAGGGGCTTCCCTGGGTCATGTtttcttctgtggctgttgttCACCCGTCTGTGATTTGTTTTTGCAGAGCTGGTCGAGGGGAATGTCGTACTGTCTCCACTCAGAAAGCCATTTGGATACTGGGCCAATATACGTGCGTGAAAATGGGAAGCTGCATGTGGTAAATCGGGGTGCAGGCGGCGTACAGAATGTCACTCCCAAAGCAAGACCTTTTAGTCTGTTTTCCAGAACTTTTTCAGTGGAGCTTTGCATGAACAGGGAGGATGATAGGGCAAGGAGGCAGAGGACTGATCATTTCATCTTCACGTACACCAAGGAGGGGAACCTCCGCTACTCGGCCAAGTCCCTCTTCAGCCTCGTGCTGGGTTACATTTCTGACAATGTAGATCACATTGACTCGTTGATTGGTTTCCCAGAGCAGATTGCTGAAAAGCTcttttcagcagcagaagcaagACAAAAGTTCACAGAGCCAGTGACAGGACTGAGAGCTCTGCAGAAGTTCACTGAAGCCTATGGCAGTTTGGTGCTGTGCTCACTGTGCTTGCGGAACAGGTAAGTGTGTCCCCTAACAATCTTGTCTTCTGCTAGCACACTTCAAGCTTCccctaaattaaatttaaaatacattttgggCTTACAACACCACCTAATTTTAATGAAATGCCCTGACTCTTATCTGATTCTTGTGCTTGCTGCCTTTCATCCCATACCTTTCCTACAAGTGCAGCTGTAGGTTTCATTTTAAGATAAAAATCATAACAGAGGTGACAGACTACATCTGTTTCAACCAACAGGGGATCTTATGTGGAGGATTAAACCTGCAACTATTTTTAACAATAATAATCAGCAGTTCTGTGGAAATCCGTGTGCTTAGTGCCTTCTCAGGCATTTCATGGGATGTTTCTGTAATTGCTGTTTAAAAGCTTTTCAGCACACTTAGCTGACTGTACAGATAAAATACACCCTTGCAAATTGTTCAGGTTTACCAACTATATAAACTTGCTGTCATGTCTCATTTTGGGGGCTTAGAAGAAGATACAGACTTGTGGGTAAGTTTCAGGCTCTGAAATCAGGCAGGTTTTACCTTATTTTATTGTCGTTGCCATCCCCATATTGACTGTACTTTAACAAGGTCCTGATTACAGCCCAGCACTAGTTTTTCAATCTTCTCAATGCCCACATCTTTAACTGAAAGTCTTGCCAAGTTTAAAACTGGATTATGTTTTTAAAGCCTTGCTCCTACTGAAGTCCTTCCCAGTAATAGAACTGTTCTCTTCCATCTTTACACTTGAAAAAGGGATGGTTTATCCAGTTTAAAATCAAAGTACTGGCATATTCATCTGAAGTGCCAAGGGTGTTCTGAGCACAGTAGGAATGTTTGAGTAGAAGTCAATTATCCTTTGTTTTATCCTTTAAACCTACTCGCTTTTTATCTCTAGCACAGAAAATTTTATGGgcttaatttagaaattaagctACTTCTGGCATCTTTTGCCATTACAGAAAGCTGAGTTAAGTATCAAGTCTTTGAAATCCAGGAAGTGAGGCATTAAGGCGTTTTCTGATGATTTTTATTTCTAAAAGAGCCCACTCTTCTCTCCAGAACCCTAACAGCTAATAATCTCTCTCAAGAACTGGCTTATGCTCTGACTGTATGTTGGGCTTCTTGCAGAGCCAAATTGCACAGGCAAGGGGTGTGAGGGGGGTGGTTTGATGGGTAAAATTACCCTGGGAGGATATTAAGGTCCTCTTATTTGCATGGACAAAGAGGTGTTCCTGCAGGGATCAAATTAAAAATCACCCCCAGTCTATGCAGTGAATTTGCTGGCCTCAGGGTGTGTCTTGCCATGGGGAATACGAGGTAAATTCAGGAGAGATCAGTGAATTtggagccacaggggcagcaAGAGGTGACTGCAGGGAGGTACTGAGGGCTACGTGCTCATTACTGCATACTCATGCCTGCCATTCTTCAGTGGTTTGTTCCCATCTCTGAGCCTCCTACTGAATGGCTCCAGCACAGATGTTTGCGTGGCTGCTGAGTGAATCAGAGCAGGGAACCAgcacagctaaaaaaaaaaaaaacccactgagtAACTGCTGCCTAGGGTGTAGCCACAGCTCTGGCCAGTCCTGGACTTCTACCCCTAGTCAAGCATTTTATTGACATGTAAAAAGTAAAATTTTGCCGCTGACAAGCTATTCTGTCCTGATAAAAATCCACATTTGAGGTGGATTTTAAGCCTGGATGAATGTGGGTTTGTCTATACCCTTCCTAGACACTGAGGAAGAGCAGTTTGTGAAGCTGACTTAGGATAAACTGGGATATTTTGCATTATCCTGAAATAATACAGCAATAATCTGTAAAGAAGCTCCTAATAGCAATATTTGCAAGTTGAAGTCTTGTTAGTCCAGTATTTTGCATCGAATCAAAACCATGACAGTGATCTAAGGAGAAGACTGGGAATTCAGACATGTTGCGTGCCAGCTGCACATGAAGAGGTGCTTAGTGCAGCTGGGTAATTTATGTCAATTTTCACATAGTACTTAGCAGAAATGAGTGCTTTGTGCTTATGACACTTGGGGATGTAGACACCTCCCTACATGCCTGAGCACTCAgggcttttttctctttttttggctTTGCAGATACCTGGTTATCTCTGAAAAGCTTGAAGAAATTAAGTCTTTCCGGGAGCTGACGTGTTTGGATCTCTCCTGCTGTAAACTTGGAGATGAACACGAGCTGCTGGAACACCTCACCAAAGAGGCCCTGTCTAGGTACCAATTTCTTGAGCTAAAAATGACACTTTCTTTCCTACCACTAAGCAGTTCAAAGAATCAGGCTGAGACTTTGAAGAGAAGTTTCACAGGCTGCAGAGTGTAAGGCTGAAGATTTTGGTTCTTCATAAAACCTGTTCCGTAGGTAAACAAAATACAGAATTTATTGTACAGAAAGCACATACTGAATCATAAAAAGTACTAAAATTATGCAAGACAACTTACTGTCTCATATTTTATATCAACTTTTTATAATTTTCATTGTCTGGGTAAGAAATGCATCTTTCTCATTTGGAACAGTTTTACATTTCCTATTTTTAAGGGGGAACTTTATCAGCCAGATTTTTAACCAAATTTACTGTTCTCCATGAAGATTACTGCAAGAAGGATGTTGATTATTTGGTTAGTTAACATCTCAAAACAGTAAATTTTGTAATTTTGTTTGGTACCCAAAAATGACAAGTAGATAATTTTGGAAGCATTAGGTAGGATGACTGCTAATTAAGGATATTATGTTGCTGTAAGATTTTGGTGCATTTTGCATCAAGGTTTTATCTTGAAGTGCTCTGAAGAGAGCACTTCAATTTGATGTTTTTCCCTGAGTTTTGTTAATCAGTGCTATAAGACCTCATTATTTTCTTAAAATCACTGCTTATGATCACTTATCGAATCTGCCCTCTTTTAGTTTGCCAAGCATTTTTTCTTAGTTTTGAGTGCATTTCAGTTTGGCAGCCCTGGCATAAAGAACTTCAGGGTATAAAGAAGCTTATTGTCTCTGTTGGCAAATGTTTGGCTCTAGGATCAGTTTGTCACTGGAGCTGTGGGAATAGCTGCTCAAGCAGTGCTTCTGTTGAGCTAGCAGGGAAATATAAAGATATTTGTTACTCctgctgacccaggctccttcctCGCTGCTTTTTACTGTGAGCCTGGAGGGCTTGGCACAGGATGACCCTTCTGACACGGAGTTTTGGGACATTTTGCAAAACTCTCAGAAGTAATGACCATAAACTCTGTGTTTGTATCTGTGCTGGCAGTGTGAAGAGGCTTCTCCTGAAGGACAACTCCCTGTCAGACGCCGGCCTGCGCAGGATGACAGCGCCCGTCCGTGTGCTGAAAAAGGGGCTGGacaatctgctggtgctggactTGTCCTGTAAGTGCTCCATGTCCCACAACAGAGAGAACCTGTGTCCTGTCTGATAAAGAATTTATCCTCCTTAAGGATTCCTTCCACTGAAGGAATACCATTAGTTTGTTGATTCCTATGAGCCAGCCCCAGATTTGACCAGAGCCTCCCAGAAGGCACAGGGCAGACCTGAGGTCTCAGGCATTTGCTCCTTACATAAGTATTTTTAGTAGTTTGAGAATTTGTGTTGTAAATGTTTCTATTTTGATAATTAGAGGGGGAAAGTCAGTCTTGTTCCAGTATTAGCTTTTGGAACAAATGCTTACTTGGTATTTTGATAATCTTTTTCCACGTCATGCAACTTAATTATCTTTACTTGGCCTTACAGGTAACCCTAAAATCACAGATGTGGGAATTGGATACCTTTTTTCTTTCAAGAAACTGAATTGTTTGGACATTTCTGGCACAGGTCTCAAGGTAAAAACTATCAGAAAAAGTTTACTGTACAAGTGTAATAATAAAGTTCTTGCCCTCTGACTGCTTTATGTTCCTTTTTTCCCAGGATGTTGATGCTGTTATAAAGCGGCTTCAAATGCAGATAGGCCTGGTTCACTCAAAAGTGCCTCTGAAAGAATTTGATCACAGTAACTGCAAAACagagggatgggcagagcaggTAAGGGGGGTTAAATCTGTTTTACTCTCTAAAATTTtgccatatagaatacaaaattGCTGAGTAGGAAAGAACAAGGGATGGAGTTGTTTCCAATGATATTTCTGTAAGTTTTGCAAGACATTTGAACTGCTTCATTTGTTCTTTCAGACAGTTCTGCAGTGGGAGCAGGCAGTTTTGGAGGCCATGAAGCCCCAGGACAACCTGAGATCCAGAGTGACAGCTCTTCACTTCTGTACGTAACTGCATGGACACCACAGagctgatttattttcttttctactgGGACTATTCTCACACTTTTTTGGGTTATAGTACAAATAGCATCTCAGGTGTGCAGTTCCAGCCTTTTGTGTAACTGCATTACAATGTAGTTGAGTTTTTTCATTTGTTAAACTTGTGGATAATTCAAGTACAGCTCATATAACAACTGAGTTTTTTCCTTAATATTCTGAGTCCAAAATATAAATGGTATTTTTTTCCTGTGCACATTTCCAAGTTGGCTTGGCCAAAACAGTTCGTACCACAAAGTTATGCATTTTAGAGTATAATTCTGTTTTTCCCAAAATCTAAACTTGATATTTTTGCTTGTAGATGGCAAGACACACAGAATAGAGGACGTAGTCAAATGCACACTGGTGGAGCCAGAAACTAAAGCATCTGGAAACTTGCAGTTTTATAAAGAAAACGTTGAAAATTGCCATTTACCTTTGAAAAAGGAGGTTGCAGGCAGCCATGAATTAAAGAACAATAAAAAAAGAGCTTTGGCTGAACAAGAGAGAGAAAGGACTTCCAAACAGAAGCATCTGTGCCTCACTGTGGAGGACTGGGATTTGTTAAATACCTACTGAGTCAGAAAGAAGTGGGTCTTTTGTTTGTTGTTCTCTTGCTGATGACAGGATTTGGACATATTGAGAGGGAGTGACAAAGTACTGTTAAATCTGGTTGCTGTGACATGCCTGTGGGGTAGCCTGTGCTGGGGGAGGGATAGAGACAAGAAGGTTGGTAATGCTACTGTATATTTTCAATAcataataatttttttcaaataaagtTTTTGTTGTCATCCTTAACTAACTCTTCTGATGAAGGTGTTTTTCACCAAAACAGCTGCTCctattcctgctgctctcctgcctctCGAGGGCCAGGACACAAATCACTGCAGCTCATCTGAAATGAGGCTGCACTGGGCTTGTCAGTGCCATGGGATGTTTACAGTGCTGCTAGAACAGAAAGCTCAGCCTGAAAGCACCAGGCTGTGCTGATGGGGCTGTGCAGAGGGAGGGAGCACAAAGGATAAGCACAGACCTCTGGGAAGGGAGGCAGAGGCAGCAACACCTCAGCAACAGCCATTGCAGAAGCACAAAGTGGAACACAAGtcccttttctttctcattttagcCCAGGAAATGAGAGCTGGAATGAGGTTACTGTAGAGACTATGCTCTGCAGTTTTAATTTGTTCTCCCTTACAAGCAAATTCACTGCATTTGAGATCATTCTGTGGTTTAAAACCCATTTTCAGTGTGCCTGCAATACTGCAATACACAATACTAACTGCGCTTCTCCATCTGACAACACTGAGGGGCATTTATAATTCAAATATTAATTATGCAGATCAGCTGTAAATCACCTGGACActcagacctgttctgtgttggTGTGTGCAGCTCTAATGCTGCAGGTAACTGTTAAACACTGAATTCCTGCCCTGAGTGTTTCCATCACAACTGGCTGAGGAGCACAGTGCTCATCGTTGTCCTCTTGGGCCTCATGAGGCCAAGGATTTTCTCCAGGTTTCCCCTATAGTGCTTCTTCCTTTTACACTGTTGTCTACCATAATTCATCACCAAGAAAAAGCATCACATCCTTGGAAACCATGAAGAGGCCAAGAAAATGAACTTCAGCTCAGAAATGCATAAAGAACAAAACCCCTTTGTCTTTTCCTTACTGCTGAATTTTCCTCAAAAAAGGactacacacaaacaaagcaggcACACTTGCATTCAAATCCTAATTTCTTTTCCCAGAAACTCAAGGCTATTAATACCTTCCCCTGACAACTACatcagctctctgctgagacaaaTTATGGCACAAAGTGTGATTCAAAACAGTGGCTCAGTGGGGAGGAAGATCTGCAATCTTCCCCCTCAAGCTGTCTCTGGTGCAATTGCCACCATGGAATTTTTGGCCATCCCTTCCACCATTGGAGATATGCTGATCTGACCATGGAGAGATGCACATTTTTTTTACCAATCCTAATTTTACCAAACCCCTTACCTGGGTCCTGAGCATAAGGGTtcctatatatatttttttaaacaatgctTACTGCACTGGGATGACATTTTACAGGCAGAGAGAAAACAAGCTGTGCACCCTG includes:
- the LRRC42 gene encoding leucine-rich repeat-containing protein 42; this translates as MSYCLHSESHLDTGPIYVRENGKLHVVNRGAGGVQNVTPKARPFSLFSRTFSVELCMNREDDRARRQRTDHFIFTYTKEGNLRYSAKSLFSLVLGYISDNVDHIDSLIGFPEQIAEKLFSAAEARQKFTEPVTGLRALQKFTEAYGSLVLCSLCLRNRYLVISEKLEEIKSFRELTCLDLSCCKLGDEHELLEHLTKEALSSVKRLLLKDNSLSDAGLRRMTAPVRVLKKGLDNLLVLDLSCNPKITDVGIGYLFSFKKLNCLDISGTGLKDVDAVIKRLQMQIGLVHSKVPLKEFDHSNCKTEGWAEQTVLQWEQAVLEAMKPQDNLRSRVTALHFYGKTHRIEDVVKCTLVEPETKASGNLQFYKENVENCHLPLKKEVAGSHELKNNKKRALAEQERERTSKQKHLCLTVEDWDLLNTY
- the IFT25 gene encoding intraflagellar transport protein 25 homolog gives rise to the protein MRGTDWCRSSAGAALVLATSSDAEHPAESVADGSSKTFWTTTGMFPQELIIGFPKCVKISKVAIQCYLVRTLRIERSTSKDPVGFEQCVEKDLQHREGQLQMEEFPLPEFQATYLRFIIKSAFDHFVSVHRVMAEGTAENT